The segment TGAGTGTGCCCCATACTGAATTTGCACAGTGCTTTAGTGACTTTGAAGCgcagaaaaataattttgagCTGCTTCGCAACCTATTTGCCATCAGTGTGAAAACTGTACAGATTCAAATGGAACTGATAGAACTTAAGTGTAATGGGACATTAAAAGCAAAGTACAACTCTGTAGGGCCTGCACAATTCACTTGTTTCACACCTGAAGCATTGCCCCAGCTCCATTTCCATGCAGCTCAAACACTGTCTTTGTTTGGAAGCACATATCTGTGCAAGCAGCTGTTCTCTGTGACGAAGATGAAAAAAACGTCACATAGGAGTCGTCCCACAGATGAACATCTGCAATCTATCTTGAGAGTCTCAACAACACAGAACTTTGTCCCAAACTGCAATGAACTCATTGCCAAGAAAAGATGCCAAGTATATAACTCAGACAAAATTGcataaagaaaattgaaagttttctttattattttaattttcactaaaaagcacattttaaaaatttatattgtctttttttttgcaacatgtttttattttaaatttttataattttgacaggtgatatttttatgcagagcaaaatattttaagtaatttaagttagagttaatatatttttggaataaaattatatactagCTGTTTCAATACATGTTCATGTTCAAAAAGTTTTAGACTGTTCAATAAATGTTTATCCTCTTCGGCCCATGACCTAAAGTGTGCTTTCAGATTTGGCTCCCTGTGCGATTGAGTTTGACACCCCTGCTATAAAGGCTACAAGACATGACATAGACAGTTACAATGGAAACTATGAAGCTGTGACCGACAGGAAGAAACACAGCTGATGTTCTGATTGTGTCTGCACATTGGAATCCATCCAACAGCTGATAAATAAGGCCTTGGCTATGTGAAACTactggaaggaaaagaaaacacaatatcccatccaGCAGTAACTCTCACCAGCCAGAGTTTGACCAGCCTTCATccggtatcttggggaaattttgaacctgggttctcatttctaaggtatttttcgatgttgttgttgttatcatcatcattattattattacttggtgcatgttattaatacgtccaattggattcaggacatccgtatacatGAAGctgaccttcactggacgatacctcaacttcaattcccaccatccatacagggtaaagagagggattgctcagtgcctaaaacattgagcaaagaatataagtagcgatcgtggttccgggttcagtctcatttaTACTGTCTAATATAATcaaacaggcatggctgtgtagtaagaattttgcttcctatccacattgttttgggttcagtcccacttaggcaggtgtcttttgctatagccttgggctgaccaaagctttgtaagtggatttggtacatggaaactgaaggaagccagtcac is part of the Octopus sinensis linkage group LG8, ASM634580v1, whole genome shotgun sequence genome and harbors:
- the LOC115214773 gene encoding general transcription factor II-I repeat domain-containing protein 2-like, producing the protein MDSKGNESEVLLDEKWKCELVFLVDITAYLNVLDIHLQGRDHMICDMYDAVKAFQVNLRLWKTPIHQLNLFHFPCFQVIPSEVSAMVFLKQHFADQLSVPHTEFAQCFSDFEAQKNNFELLRNLFAISVKTVQIQMELIELKCNGTLKAKYNSVGPAQFTCFTPEALPQLHFHAAQTLSLFGSTYLCKQLFSVTKMKKTSHRSRPTDEHLQSILRVSTTQNFVPNCNELIAKKRCQVYNSDKIA